The Stieleria maiorica genome includes the window ACTGGGATGAGACCGTGGTCGGGTTTCAGGGCCCCAACAGCATGATGGAGTACCGGGCACGGATGACCGAACAACTGATCGACAGCGTCGTGCGGACCGCACGCCGGCCGTAGTGTCGGTCTAAGCCTGACGGTTTCGCTTCGATCCGCCGCAGCGCAGTTGGCGGCTTGTTGATTTATCCCAATGCAGGGCTCCTATGCTAGCCCGACGCGTGAGCGAGGGGCCACGCGGCGCCCCCCGCTCACGCGTCGGGCTGGCATTATAGCGTCGATCTCGCAGCGCTGGCCAAATCAACAAGCCGTTGACGAGTTCCGCTAGACGTCCAGGTTGCGGACGTCTAGGGCGTGCTTTTCGATGAATTCGCGTCGCGGTTCGACTTTGTCGCCCATCAACAGGCGGAACATTTCGTCTGCCGCGCCGGCGTCTTTCATGTTGACTTTGACCAGCGTCCGGTTGGCCGGATCGAGCGTGGTTTCGCGAAGTTCTTCGGCGTTCATTTCGCCCAGCCCTTTAAAGCGTGTCACTTGCAGTCCCTTTTCACCGGCCGCTCTGACTTCGGGCAGTAGTTCGCGGAGATCGGCCATCGGCCGGCGGACGTCTTCGCCGCGGACCAATTCGAATCGGGGTGTTGTCATCCCGGTTCGGTCGGCGGGAATCAGGTCTTCCAGTGAGAACACCAATTCGGCCAGTTCCTTGAGTCCGCTGTTGATCGTCCGCACTTCGTGCAGTTCGGCCAGGTGGGCGAGCGATTTAGCCGGTTCGGCGTCTTCGGCTGGCGTCGCCGCGGCCTCGCCGTCGGCCGCTTCGGTTTCGCCCGTTTCGCCTTCCTGTTCGGCGGCCGCCTCGTCATCGAGAACCAGGTTGTGCTCGTTGAGATGCGTTTCGACTTCGTCGGTGCTGTGGAACCAGTGTTCTTCGTTGCCGTAGGTCAGCAGCCAGGAGGGCAGTTTGTTGGTGACCGGATCGATGCGTTCGGCGTGGGCGCGGAGGCTGACGCCGCGTCGCTCGAGTGCCAGGATCGCGTCTTCCATCGAGGCCAGAGAACTACACAGCTTTCGCATGTCGTCGCCTTCGACCCGTCGTCCGTCTTCGGCTTCAAAGACGGTGTCTTTGAGGCCGCGTTCGAGCAGCTGGCTCTTCATCTCTTCATCGGTCTGGACGTAGTAGCGGTTGCGGCCGTGGGTGACACGGAACAACGGCGGCTGGGCGACGTAGACGTGGCCGTCGGCGACCAGCTGGTACATTTGGCGATAGAAGAAGCACAGCAACAGGGTGCGGATGTGGCTGCCGTCGACGTCGGCGTCGGTCATGACGACAATTTTGTTGTAGCGGCGTTTGGAGATGTCTTGGTCGCCGCCGATGCCGGTTCCGATCGCCTGGATCATCGAACGCACTTCTTCGTTGGCCAGCACCTTGTCTTCGCGGCTTTTGTAGGCGTTGATGATCTTACCGCGCAGCGGCAGGATGGCTTGGAAGTCGCGCATCCGCCCGCCTTCGGCCGATCCGCCTGCCGAGTCACCTTCGACCAGGTACAGTTCGCAGCGTTCCATTTGTTTGCTGATGCAATCCCGGAGCTTACCGGGCAGCCCGCCGCCGCCGAGGGCATCTTTTCGTTTGCGGAGCAGGTCCTTGGCCTTGCGGGCCGCCTCGCGGGCTTCGGAGGCGAGCAATCCTTTGCGGACGATCGACTTGGCGACGCGCGGGTTTTCTTCCAGGTATTTTGCCAGCTGTTCGCCGACGCCGCCGCTGACGATGCCTTCGACTTCACTGTTGCCGAGTTTGGTTTTCGTTTGGCCTTCGAACTGCGGATGCGGCACGCGCACGCTGATCACCGCGGTGATGCCTTCGCGGATATCGTCTCCGCCCAGGGTGGCGTTTTTGAGCAGGTTTTCTTTCTTGCCGTAGTTGTTCAGCGTCCGTGTCAGTGCCGATCGAAATCCGGACACGTGCGTTCCGCCTTCGATGGTGTGAATGTTGTTGACGTAGGACTGAACGTTCTCGGTGTACTCGGTGCTGTACTGGAGTGCGATTTCGTACTGGCAGCCGTCTTTTTCGCCGACGATGGAAATCACATCGCTGTGCAGCGGATCGCTGGCGCGGTTGAGGTGCTCGACGAACTCGGTGATCCCGCGTTCGTATTTGAAGTCACCGCCTTCGCCGTTGCGCTCGTCCAGGAACGTGATTCGCACGCCGCTGTTGAGGAATGCGAGTTCTTGGAGTCGTTTGTAGAGGGTGTCGAAGCTGTATTTCGTGACCGAGAAGATCTGCGCATCGGCCTTGAACGTGGTACGGGTTCCGGTCTTGCTGGTCGTGCGCCCTTTCTTAACCGGTCCGGTGGCGACACCGCGTTCGTACTCTTGGCTCCAGGTGAACCCGTCTCGGCTGACTTCGGCTTCGGCCCACTGGCTGAGGAAGTTGACGACGGTGACGCCGACGCCGTGCAGACCGCCGGAGGTTTGGTAGGCGCCTTTTTCGAACTTGCCGCCGAATTTGAGCACCGTCATCACGCCTTCGAGCGTACTGACTTCGCGGTCCAGTTCGGCCGAAAGTTCTTGGTGCTTGGTCACCGGGATGCCGCGTCCGTCGTCTTCGACCGTCACGCTGCCGTCGGTGTGGACGATCACGGACACCTTGCTGGCGAATCCCGCCATCGCTTCATCGATCGAATTGTCGACGACTTCATAGACCAAGTGGTGCAAGCCGCGTGTCGACGTGTCACCGATGTACATCCCCGGTCGCTTGCGGACGTGATCCAAGTCCGAAAGGTGTTTCAGGTCTTCGTCGGTGTATTTCTGGTTCGCGGCAGGCATCGAGGAGGCCGGAACATTGGGACTCGCTGCATCGGAGCCGGTTTCCTGGGAGGCCGCTTCCTGCGATTCGGGGGCGTCGGATTCCGGGAGATCTGAAGAGGGGGCGTCGCTCATTGAGACCTGAAACGGGGCATAAAAGTAGGCCGCATTTCGAGGGATGTTTCCCAATCCTGGTCATCCCAGAACCGCCTGCGGCAGAATGCGGAATTCTAACATTCTCGGCCGACTTTCGCGAGGCGTCCGGGGTGCCGACAGGGCGTTTGTTGGGGAGTGTCTGTGCAGTCGCTGGTTGCACAGGCCGGGCGGTTTTTGAGCTCTGGGATATCAGTCGGTTTTGCGATTCGTTCGCGCTGGCGGGGAGCTTTTTTTCTTGAGCTAGGGCGGCTGGGATAGAGGTCAGGGGGCAGGGGGGGATCGAAAAGGCCCACGGATGGCAGCGCGAACCCACGGATGCATGCGGTCGGGGATCCGTGGGTTCGCGCTGCCATCCGTGGGCATTGATCGTCCGTATGGTTTGGGGTGGCTGGGGAAGGTTGTCTTGGCTCGGATTCACTCAAGCGTCGCGAATCGAACCTCCCCTCGCTACGCTCGGCCCTCCCTTCCAGGGAGGGTGTTCGTCTTGACTTGATGCCTCTGCCCCTCGCATCGCTCGCCCGTAGGCTCGCGCCAAACGGCTGATAATCGTTTGACATCAGCCGGTTCGCGCCCGCGCGAGCGGCCTTAACTTTTCGGTATAGTCCACTATCCCGCCGGCGGCCCTTCGATCGCGTCCAACAGTGGCAATTCATCGGCGGCGGGGTCGCACATGCCTTCCTTGAAGTGTCGGCGACAGACCGACACGTAACGTTCATTGCCCCCGATTTGAATTTGCCGGCCGTCCTTGATCGGATGCCCCGAATCATCGATTCTCAGCACCATCGTCGCCTTGCGTCCGCAATGGCAAATGGTCTTGATTTCGGTCAGTGTGTCGGCCCAAGCCAACAAAACCTCGCTGCCGGTGAACAAGTTGCCTTGGAAATCGGTCCTTAGTCCGTACGCCATCACGGGGATGTCCAGGTCGTCACAGACGTCGCTGAGCTGTTTGACTTGCCGAGCGGTCAAGAATTGGGCTTCGTCGACCAGCACGCAATGCAGCGTTTCGGTTTGATGGCGGTGACGTACCATTGACAACAAATTGTCGGCCAGGTCGAACGTGACGGCGTCGGCGGCCAGTCCGATCCGGCTGGTGACTTTGCCGGCCTGGTCGCGGGTGTCGATCTCCGGCAGCAAGATCAGCGTCTTCATCCCACGTTCGTGATAGTTGTAGCTGCACTGCAGCAACGTCGTGGATTTCCCCGCGTTCATCGTGGAGTAGTAGAAATACAGTTTTGCCATCTGCCGTCGCCACTTATTTTTCGGCCAAGACTTACGCCCGGTCCGTCAATCCTTAGAATTTCGCTCTGCCCGCGTCTGAGACGTATCCCCCCACAACACACCTATTTGCTCGACCTCCAATGCCGCGTTACAACCCAGCCGATCTTGAGCCGCGATGGCAAGCTTATTGGGAAGAACATAAGACGTTCGCCACGCCCGAGAAACCGGGCCCCAAAAAACGCTACATCTTGGACATGTTCCCCTACCCCAGCGGCGACGGACTGCACGTCGGCCACCCGGAGGGTTACACGGCGACGGACATTGTTTGCCGCTACGCCCGACTGTGTGGCGAAAGCGTGTTGCACCCGATGGGATTCGATGCGTTCGGATTGCCTGCCGAAGAGCACGCGATCAAAACCGGCGAACACCCGCGGATCCAGACCCAACGCAATATCGATAACTTCACGCGGCAGCTGAAGATGCTCGGTTTCAGCTACGACTGGGACCGCGTGCTGGCGACCACCGACGAAGACTACTTCCGCTGGACGCAGTACATTTTCTTGGTCCTGTTCGATACCTGGTTTGACTACGAGACGCAAAAGGGCCGCCCGATCGCCGAGCTGCCGATTCCCGAGGACGTTCAATCGCAAGGCGAGTCGGCCGTCGCCGACTACGTCGACGCCCAACGGTTGGCGTACCTGGACGACGCCTTGGTCAATTGGTGCCCCCAGCTGGGGACCGTGCTGGCCAACGAAGAAGTCATCGACGGCAAGAGCGAACGCGGCGGACACCCCGTCAAACGGATTCCGCTGCGTCAGTGGATGCTGCGGATCACCGACTACGCCGAACGATTGCTCGACGGGCTTGAGGACCTGGACTGGCCGGCGGGGATCAAGAAGCTGCAATCGGATTGGATCGGGCGAAGCACCGGCGCGGAAGTCGACTTTTACATCGGCGATCAAGCATCGTTTGACGCTTGGAAGGCGAGTCGGGCGGGGGCGCCGCTGCCGGCCAGCCCCGGTGAGGACGCGCTGCGCGTCTACACGACGCGTCCCGACACGCTGTTCGGCGCGACCTACATGGTCGTTTCGCCCGAGCACCCGATGCTGGATCGGTTGACCGGCGCGGAGCAGTCGGACGCTGTCAAAGCGTATTGCGAGAAGGCGTCCTTCAAATCCGATCGCGAACGGACCGAAGGAGATCGTGAAAAAACGGGTGTGTTCACCGGCAGCTATGCGATCAACCCCGTCAACGGAACTCCGATCCCCGTGTGGGTCGCCGATTATGTCTTGGCCGGCTATGGAACCGGCGCGATCATGGCCGTACCGGCGCACGACGAACGCGACTTTGAATTCGCGGTCAAATACGAGTTGCCGGTCATTGCCGTCGTCGATCCGCCCGCGGACGCCGAAGACCGCGATGACATCCTGGCCGGGAAAGCGTGTTATGTCGCGGTCGGAAATGCGATCAACAGTGGCCCGATGGACGGTAAGCCGACCGAAGAGGTCAAGCGGCAAATCACCGAGTCGCTCGCGTCGGACGGGCTCGGCATGGCCGCGGTCAATTACAAATTGCGCGACTGGTTGTTCAGCCGGCAACGTTTCTGGGGCGAGCCCTTTCCGATCCTTCACGAAGTCGATGAGGACGGCACACCGACCGGGCGGATGCGTGGCGTCGATCCCGCAGAGTTGCCCGTTCGATTGCCCGAGCTGGAGGATTTCAAACCGCACGGAAAACCCGAGCCGCCGCTGGGCAAGGCCGGTGACGATTGGTTGTACGTCCAGATCGACGGCAAGCGTTATCGTCGCGAAACCAATACCATGCCGCAGTGGGCCGGGTCGTGCTGGTACTACCTCCGTTACATCGATCCCAAAAACGACCAGGCATTGGTGGATCCGCAAAAGCAAGCAGAGTGGATGCCGGTCGACTTGTACGTCGGTGGTGCCGAGCATGCGGTGTTGCACTTGCTGTACTCGCGGTTCTGGCACAAGGTGCTGTTCGATCGTGGCCACGTGACGACGCCCGAACCGTTCGTCCGTTTGGTCAACCAAGGCATGATCTTGGGCGACGTCGAGTACACGGCGTTCTTCGACGACGACGGGCAACCGGTGTCGGCCGGTGAAGTTCGCAAAGGTCCCGATGGCGGCCGGCAATCCAAGGACGGACGCGCGGTCACGGCAAAAACCGTCCCGGAAGAGGACGTGCAAAAGAAGGGCGAAGGATTTGTGCTGAAGGTCGATCCGAAGATCAAGGTCGACAGCCGTGCCCACAAGATGTCCAAGGCACGCGGCAACGTGATCAATCCCGATGTCGTCGTCAGCGAGTACGGCGCCGACTCGTTGCGGTTGTACGAGATGTTCATGGGGCCGTTGGAAGCGACCAAGCCCTGGTCGATGGCCGGTGTCGGCGGCGTCCGCAATTTCTTGGATCGCGTCTGGCGGATGATCGTGGACGATCAAGAAGAGGAGTTGGTGTTGCAGCCCGCGCTGACCGAGGAGCCGTGCGATGAAGAGCAAAACCGGATGCTGCACGCGACGATCAAAAAGGTCACCGAAGACACCGACGCGATGAGCTTTAATACCGCGATCGCACGGATGATGGAATTCACGAATTACTTCACGCGTGCCGAAAAACGACCGATCGACGCGATGAAGTCGTTCCTGATTCTGTTGTCACCTTACGCACCGCACCTGTGCGAAGAACTCTGGAAGATCCTGGGACAGGAGGGCGTGATCGCGCATCAGAGCTGGCCGCAGTGGGATGAATCGGCGTTGGTGCAAAGCTCGATCGAAGTGCCGGTGCAGTTCAACGGCAAGGTCAAGTCCAAGATTCACGTGCCGCCGGATGCCAAGCCCGATCAGATGATCGAAGCGGCATTGTCGGACCAGCGGGTGCAATCGATGTTGGAAGGCAAAAACGTCGTCAAGAAGATCGCCGTCCCCGGCCGCTTGGTGAACCTGGTGGTGAAGTAGCGGCCGGTTGCTGCACTGCCGTGCGGCGATCCGTTGAAAGTCAGCCCGCTGTGCGGGGTCTCCGTTGATGCAAATCAGGTAAGAAGATTTTTGGGGTAAGAAGATTATGGAATCCCGATCCCTTCGATGGAGCTAGTTTCCTACCTCTCCCCGCTGCCCTGTCTCGTCGGTGGGAGTCAGGAGAGATGCGGGGCAGAATGATGCGGGGCAGAATGATGCGGGGCAGAATGATGCGGGGCAGAATGATGCGGGGCAGAATGATGCGGGGCAGAATGATGCGGGGCAGAATGATGCGGGGCAGAATGATGCGGGGCAGAATGATGCGGGGCAGAATGATGCGGGGCAGAATGATGCGGGGCAGAATGATGCGGTCCGCGCAGGCTCTCGCGCAAGGGCTGATCATGCCAAGGAGGAAGAGAACCGACGCCTTCAACGCCTCCGGCTGAAAGACGGGGGAGGAGTGGTGCGGCAATATTTTTCCCCGGGCGGAGCCTGGGCTGCGAAAAATCGTTCGATTCGTTCGCGTTTTCGTTCGTAGGGTTTTTGCGTTTTCGATCCCGCTGAACCCTGTTGGGGTCAGCCGTTTGGTGCCAGCCTACGGGCCTCCATCGACGTTGTAAGGCCCGAACGCTTGCGCGAATCGGCTGATGTCAACCGTGTTTCGTCGCCCGATGGCTGCTGTGAGTCGACCATCCATCGCGGAATGATCTCGCTTGAATTCTGAATCGCCGCAGAATCCAAATTTCACGCAGCCCAGGCGAAAACCTGGGCACGACGGACCGATCGGCTGTCGGCTAGGCGACCAGACGCAGGTTTTCGGCTTCTTGTGTTTTGGCCGCGCAGATGCCTTCGATGAATTCTTCGAAGATGCGGACGTCCAGTGCCGAGGCGGCGGCGCATTCGGGGTGGAACTGGGTGCCGATCGCGAACCAGTCCATCATTTCGCTTTCGATCGCTTCGATCACACCGTCGGGGCAACGGGCGGTCACGCGGAAACCCGGTGCGACTTCGTCGATCGCCATGTGGTGGCGGCTGCTGACGCGGATCTCGCCGTCACCGAACACGCGGCCGACCAGTGAATCGCTTTCGACTTCCAGCGTGTGGCGGTGGTTGGGGTCGTGGGGGTCCTGGTGCGGAACCGCCATCGGCAGGTCTTCTTTGATGTGCAGGAACAGATTTCCGCCCTGCTGGATGTTCAGCAATTGCATGCCCGCTCCGATCGCCAGCAGCGGGATGCGACGCTCGGCGATTTCGGCGACCAGCAAGCGGTCGCTGGTTTCGCGAACCGGGTCCATCGGGCGAACGCTCGAATGCAGCATGAAGCCGTCGTTGCGCGGGTCCAGGTCGGCGCCGCCGATCATCATGAAGCCTTCGACATGATCCAAAACACGGGCGATCGAATCCGCATCGTCCATCGGCGGCACGACCACCGGGATCCCGCCGGCGGAGAGGATCGATTGGAAGTAACCCGACGCCAAATAAGCGAACCCGGGTTTGCTGCGGTCGGCAGCTTTGAAGTCACAATTGATACCAATGATCGGCTTGCTAACCAAAGCTTCGCTTGACATCCGACGTTTCCTCATAAAAGTCGCAAAATGCAAGAATGGATACGCAGCAGCATGCTGCGTGTTTGAAAATGCGCGGTCACCTCGAATGACGGCCCAGAACCAAAATGCAGTCTCGCTGGCGGTGCAGCGGGCAATGCGATTGGTGCAGCGGGGCAGAATGAGAAGCGATAGAACGCAGCAGCAAGCCGGTCGCGAACGGACCGAAGTTGCCATACCGAACGGGCGAGTCGGGTCCAGACTGTTGGACTCGATGAAAAGAAGTGCAACAAGAATCCATCTTGGAATCCCATTTTGATCATCCTTGAATCAGGACCGCCCCGACTGTTCGGCTCTGTGTTAAGAGACCGACGAGTGTTTCGCTGGTCTCTCCGAGCGATCGGAAAAGTAGCGGGTGTTTTCACCTGATCCAAACATTCCCCACATCTTGTGCAAATCGACATCTGCTAGCACGACAGGCAGTGCTAGCAAAGCGTTTTTTTGCTGTCAAAACCGGGTGAGAGGGGGCTTTTGGCGGTGCGGCGCGGCGTGATTCGGCAATCGTTGGTGTTTAGCCTTGAGGCGATTCCGGGTCGCTGCGACGCAGTGACAGTGGGCTAAAGACAGTGGGCTAAAGCCTGCTTGGTTTTCGGGTAGTGGACGAGGCGAGGAGTCCAATCGGATTGCGAACCGTGTGGACTCCTCGCGTCGTCCACTACCGATGCCCCCAATCTTAGGGCGAGACGCCGTACTAGCGAAAAATGGCGGATCCGTCGACAATCAGGCGTTTAGAGTCGCCATTCCCCGGCGAATCCGGCCGTCAAACCGCCGAAAGTCGGGGCGGCCTCCGCTACGGCTGCGACGTCGGTCATGATGTCGCTCTCGGATCAAATCCCTTCATCCAGACAGGAACACCCGCGTGAAATTCGAAAACGTTCGGCTGGCGGCGATCGGAGCGTTGGTCCCCGACGAGGTCTGGTCGAGCGATGAAATCGAGCATCGGTTGGAGCCGCTTTATCAGCGGTTGAAACTGCCCGAGGGCCGTTTGGAGCTGATGTCGGGGATCTCCCAGCGCCGTGTCTGGCCGGTGGGGACTGTCCCCAGCGGTCCGAGTATCGAAGCGGGCAAGCAGGCACTGGCCGCCGCGGGATTACCGGCGGATTCGATCGGCTGTTTGATACATGCCAGCGTGTGTCGCGATTTTCTGGAACCGGCGACGGCATCCCGCGTGCACCACGGCATCGGCCTGTCGTCAAATTGCTGGGTTTACGATGTGTCCAACGCCTGTCTGGGGCTGATCAACGGTGCGATTCAGATCGCGATGATGATCCAAAGCGGTGCGATCGACGCGGGGATTGTCGTCGGCACCGAGAACAGCCGGATGTTGCTGGAGTCGACGATCCAGGCCCTTAACGGCGACACGACGCTACGTCGCAAGGACATCAAGGGCGCGTTCGCGTCGTTGACGATCGGGTCGGGCAGCTGTGCGTGGTTGCTGGCCCATGAGCGGTTGGCGCCCGAGGCGACTTGCATCGACGTAGGGATCGCCGAAGCCCGCACTCGGTTCCACGACTTGTGCGTCAGCGACAGCGATTCGGCGGGGGCGTCGATGCAGCCGTTGATGGAAACGGATTCGGAACAGCTGATGGCCGAGGGGATCGCGACGGGGGTCGCGGCGTTTGAGAAGTTGCTGGCCGAAAGCGGCTGGACTCGCGACGCGATCGACCGAACGGTTTGTCACCAGGTCGGCACGCGTCATCGCGTGGCGATGTTGCAGTCGATGGGGTTGTCGACCGAGCGGGACAGCGTTTCGTTCCCGCAGTTGGGCAACACGGGGTCGGTGGCATTGCCCTTGACGGTCGCTTCGGCGGCCGACCAGGGTGATCTGTCCGGGGGGGATCGCGTGGCGATGTTGGGGATCGGTTCGGGGATCAACAGCGTGATGCTTGCAGCCCGCTGGGGACAGACCCCGGTGGCGGGGAACATCAAAGCGATTCAAAATGCCCCGTTGGCCTTGAAAATCCCGAGCTGAGCGGCGACACTCTGCCGCTTTCCCAAAACCGACGCGCGACCGCCCTCGGAGAATCGTCTCTCGGAGTGAATTTCGCGGATCGCGCCGGCAGCGAATCGACGGGCAACGATGCCCGATCCGGTCGCCGCCCGACCCCTTTTGATCTGTAGCGGTCCACAAGACCGGTTGCAGGCAACCCAGGAGAATCACCGCCCATGGCTCGTTACACCGGCCCCAAAGCACGCGTCAACCGTCGACTCGGCACCCTGATTTACGAAACCGCGGGTGCCGCCCGTGCGCTCGACCGCCGCAACACGCCTCCGGGGATGCACGTCCGCGGCCGCCGCCCCAGCAACTACGGTGCGGCGTTGCAAGAGAAGCAAAAGATCAAGCACTACTATGGGTTGGGCGAACGCCAGCTGCGGCGCTACTTTGACGCCGTGGGTCGAAAATCGGGCAACACCGGTGAATTGTTGCTGTTGATGTGCGAGCGACGGTTGGACAACGTGGTCCGTCGCGTCGGGTTCACCAAGACGCGTCCCCAGGCTCGCCAAGGCGTCGCGCACGGACACTTCCTGGTCAACGGCGTGAAGGTCGACAAGCCCAGCTACATCCTGCGTCCGGGCGACATCGTCGAAGTCCGCGGCCGCGAAAATCTGAAGAACCTGTATCGGGGTGTGATCGCCAACGCGGCCCCCGATGCACTGGACTGGGTTGCGTTTGACAGCGAGAACCTGAAGGCGACGATGCTGGGCTTGCCCGGGGCCAGCGACATCAGTTTGCCGGTCGACGCTAACGCCGTCGTCGAATTCCTGTCTCGCTAAGCCAAGTGGTGGGGCGTCCAGCCTGCCATCACAGCGATTCACGCCCCGAAAGCATACGCCCAGGGGCGGATTCACAGTACAATTCGACTCCCGTCGCGGACGACTCGTGCTCTGCCAGCATTGAATTCTCGGGTTGCGTTTCTCGAGCGGAAAAGGGGTCAGGTACCAAAAACCAAATGGCCCGAAGGGTGCTTCGCATTTTTGGTACCTGACCCCTTTTCCGCGGCGCCCTGAGTTTAAAAGTTGACTCAGCACTCGGCGTCCGTTCTTTTTTGGGGCTGACGGTCGTTACAAAAACACAAATCCTTTCTCGCCAATCGAAATAGAAAAAAATGCATTGTCCCGTAGTTGTCTTGGGCGGTGGTCCCGGTGGTTATGCGGCCGCGTTCTTGGCCGCCGACGAGGGGTTGGACGTCACCATCGTCGAAGCGGAACCACGACTCGGCGGCACGTGTCTGTTGCGTGGCTGTATCCCCAGCAAAGCTTTGCTGCATGTGGCAAAAGTGATCCATGAAGTGGACGACCTGCGTGCCAATTGGGGAGTCGAGTACCCGGGCAATCCGTCGATCGATATCGACAAGGTGCGTGCCCGCAAGGACCAGGTGATCTCCAATTTGACCGGCGGGTTGGGGAATCTGGCCAAGCGTCGCAATGTGACCGTGATTCAGGCCCGCGGCACGTTTGTCAATTCCACCACGTTGCAGTTGGAAGGCGATCACGATTCGATCCCCGTCGGCGGCCAGCTGACGTTCGACCATTGCATCCTGGCCACCGGCAGCGTTCCGGCGATGCCGCCGGCATTCAACATCGGCAGCGACCGCGTGATGGACAGCACCGGCGCGTTGGCCTTGGCGGACATCCCCGAGACGATGCTGGTCGTCGGCGGCGGCTACATCGGTTTGGAAATGGGCAGCGTTTACGCTCACCTGGGTTCCAAGGTCACCGTGGTCGAATTGGCCGAAGGGCTGTTGCCCGGTGCGGACCGGGACTTGGTCAAGCCGCTGGCCAAACGCATCGACAAACTTTGCGAGGGCCGCGTGCTGACCAACACCAAGGTCGGATCGATGACCGAGGTCGGCGACAAGATCCAAGTGACGTTTGAAGGGCCGGCGCATTTCGGGCATGAACAATTTGACCGCGTGCTGGTCAGTATCGGCAGACGTCCGGTGACCCGCGGTCTGGGCTTGGAAAATACCTCCGTCGTCGTCACCGAGCGTGGGTTCGTCCAGGTCGATGATCGGCAACGCACGGCCGACCCGCACATCCTGGCCATCGGTGACGTCGCCGGTGACCCGATGCTGGCACACAAAGCGACGCACGAAGGCCGTGTGGCCGCGGAAGTCATCGCCGGCAAGCCCGCCGCGTTCGACAAGAAAGCGATCCCGGCGGTGGTCTTCACCGATCCCGAGATCGCTTGGGCCGGCATCACCGAAACGGAAGCCAAACGTGACGGCGTGAACGTCTCGGTCGAAGTCTATCCCTGGGCGGCCAGCGGTCGCGCCCAGGCGCTGGGGATCACCGAAGGGTTGACCAAGTGGCTGGTCGATCCCGATTCGGGACGTGTGATCGGCTGCGGCATCGTCGGATCCGGTGCCGGTGAATTGATCGCCGA containing:
- the rpsD gene encoding 30S ribosomal protein S4 codes for the protein MARYTGPKARVNRRLGTLIYETAGAARALDRRNTPPGMHVRGRRPSNYGAALQEKQKIKHYYGLGERQLRRYFDAVGRKSGNTGELLLLMCERRLDNVVRRVGFTKTRPQARQGVAHGHFLVNGVKVDKPSYILRPGDIVEVRGRENLKNLYRGVIANAAPDALDWVAFDSENLKATMLGLPGASDISLPVDANAVVEFLSR
- the lpdA gene encoding dihydrolipoyl dehydrogenase; translated protein: MHCPVVVLGGGPGGYAAAFLAADEGLDVTIVEAEPRLGGTCLLRGCIPSKALLHVAKVIHEVDDLRANWGVEYPGNPSIDIDKVRARKDQVISNLTGGLGNLAKRRNVTVIQARGTFVNSTTLQLEGDHDSIPVGGQLTFDHCILATGSVPAMPPAFNIGSDRVMDSTGALALADIPETMLVVGGGYIGLEMGSVYAHLGSKVTVVELAEGLLPGADRDLVKPLAKRIDKLCEGRVLTNTKVGSMTEVGDKIQVTFEGPAHFGHEQFDRVLVSIGRRPVTRGLGLENTSVVVTERGFVQVDDRQRTADPHILAIGDVAGDPMLAHKATHEGRVAAEVIAGKPAAFDKKAIPAVVFTDPEIAWAGITETEAKRDGVNVSVEVYPWAASGRAQALGITEGLTKWLVDPDSGRVIGCGIVGSGAGELIAEAVLAIEMGCEVHDVTESVHPHPTLSETLMNAGEVHFGTATEIFKPKRKPASVG